In the Agrococcus sp. Marseille-Q4369 genome, one interval contains:
- the smc gene encoding chromosome segregation protein SMC: protein MHLKTLTVKGFKSFARATTFQFEPGVTCVVGPNGSGKSNVVDALAWVMGEQGAKTLRGGKMEDVIFAGTATTGPLGRAHVELVIDNADGALPIEYAEVQISRTLFRNGGSEYAINGESCRLLDVQELLSDSGLGREMHVIVGQGQLDSVLQATPADRRGYIEEAAGILKHRRRKEKTLRKLDAMQANLTRLQDLTGEIRRQLKPLGQQAEIAKEAATIQATVRDARARLIADEVIGLRGQLEAAARSESERKSERIVLQEQLEQAKLRASRIEESMVGDDVDQARTVAHALERELSRLQSLHALAGQRLALLEEAPEMGDAGPLVTPDMVAAARDEARALQDRVADAEGRLAKAASATAVARANLDSLDEEIAAQAALVSKHDLEAAGHRSKVDVAQSTLAAREAEVTRREAALANAEQRLADATEAAEGLGDAEEAGDAEALAVAYREADERQAALSGDLDERRDALHRVERERDALAARASALTVALDAGNASAGLLGAGIDGLTGLVAEHVKVKKGFEAAIAAALGTLGEAVLAESRGAAAAAIEHAHEAGLGRIEAVVGDAVPMRFDVPALEGAVHAPTVVDAPAGVLGVLALTFVVDSLDGAREAGPRIAALELGGPVTIVTRRGDFVSEYLMRGGSDDAQSRLELLAERDAATEQLERLRADIEREAEALERARQAHQQAKRAAADALEQLRAHDAASAARGEERSRVRARLESATGEHERARAALAEARTGVTDASAGVEAAQRALDRFLAEPRPILDASARDGVLAELEAARQAETDLRIELETARERVRAELARAESLARDVEAQRARAEEAARRAVLRERQREQASRVLDAIPPVLGVAERSVAEARGVLAEREAARRDRNEELGRLRRSEGALRERLQELTEHVHVAEMEAYEQKLHLSNLLERAGSELGLEEAVLVAEYAPGEDWDRRAEQARLKQAEGKLARLGRVNPLALEEFAALEQRHTFLTEQLADLAKTRKDLEQIIADLDVTMEAIFAAAFEDTKAAFTEVFPILFPGGSGALALTDPENMLETGVEVTVRPAGKKIDRISLLSGGERSLAAVALMVAIFKARPSPFYIMDEVEAALDDANLGRLLTVFEQLRESSQLIIITHQKRTMEIADALYGVSMRQDGVSAVVGQRTTREREPVDA, encoded by the coding sequence ATGCACCTCAAGACCCTCACCGTCAAGGGCTTCAAGTCGTTCGCGCGCGCCACGACGTTCCAGTTCGAGCCGGGCGTCACGTGCGTCGTCGGCCCGAACGGCTCCGGCAAGTCGAACGTCGTCGACGCCCTCGCGTGGGTGATGGGCGAGCAGGGCGCGAAGACGCTCCGCGGCGGCAAGATGGAGGACGTCATCTTCGCCGGCACGGCGACGACCGGTCCGCTCGGCCGCGCGCACGTCGAGCTCGTGATCGACAACGCCGACGGCGCGCTGCCGATCGAGTACGCCGAGGTGCAGATCTCCCGCACCCTCTTCCGCAACGGCGGCTCGGAGTACGCGATCAACGGCGAGTCGTGCCGGCTGCTCGACGTGCAGGAGCTGCTGAGCGACTCGGGCCTCGGCCGCGAGATGCACGTCATCGTCGGCCAGGGGCAGCTCGACAGCGTGCTGCAGGCGACGCCCGCCGACCGCCGCGGCTACATCGAGGAGGCCGCGGGCATCCTCAAGCACCGGCGCCGCAAGGAGAAGACGCTCCGCAAGCTCGACGCGATGCAGGCCAACCTCACGCGCCTGCAGGACCTCACGGGCGAGATCCGCCGGCAGCTGAAGCCCTTGGGCCAGCAGGCCGAGATCGCGAAGGAGGCCGCGACGATCCAGGCGACCGTGCGCGACGCCCGCGCTCGCCTTATCGCCGACGAGGTCATCGGCCTGCGCGGCCAGCTCGAGGCCGCCGCGCGCTCCGAGTCGGAGCGGAAGTCCGAGCGCATCGTGCTGCAGGAGCAGCTCGAGCAGGCGAAGCTGCGCGCGAGCCGCATCGAGGAGTCGATGGTCGGCGACGACGTCGATCAGGCCCGCACCGTCGCGCACGCGCTCGAGCGCGAGCTCTCGCGGCTGCAGTCGCTCCACGCGCTCGCCGGCCAGCGGCTCGCGCTGCTCGAGGAGGCGCCCGAGATGGGCGACGCCGGCCCGCTCGTGACGCCCGACATGGTTGCCGCCGCGCGCGACGAGGCGCGAGCGCTGCAGGACCGGGTGGCGGATGCCGAGGGTCGCCTCGCGAAGGCGGCCTCGGCGACCGCCGTGGCGCGCGCGAACCTCGACTCGCTCGACGAGGAGATCGCCGCGCAGGCGGCGCTCGTCTCGAAGCACGACCTCGAGGCGGCCGGGCACCGATCGAAGGTCGACGTCGCGCAGTCGACGCTCGCCGCCCGCGAAGCGGAGGTCACGCGCCGCGAGGCGGCGCTCGCGAACGCCGAGCAGCGGCTCGCCGACGCCACCGAGGCGGCCGAGGGGCTCGGCGACGCGGAGGAGGCGGGCGACGCCGAGGCGCTCGCGGTCGCCTACCGCGAGGCCGACGAGCGGCAAGCCGCCCTCTCCGGCGACCTCGACGAGCGGCGCGACGCCCTGCACCGCGTCGAGCGGGAGCGCGATGCCCTCGCGGCCCGCGCCTCGGCGCTCACGGTCGCGCTCGACGCGGGGAACGCATCCGCGGGTCTGCTCGGTGCCGGCATCGACGGGCTCACGGGGCTCGTGGCCGAGCACGTGAAGGTGAAGAAGGGCTTCGAGGCGGCGATCGCGGCGGCGCTCGGCACGCTCGGCGAGGCCGTGCTCGCCGAGTCGCGAGGTGCGGCCGCCGCGGCGATCGAGCACGCGCACGAGGCCGGGCTCGGCCGCATCGAGGCGGTCGTCGGCGATGCCGTGCCGATGCGCTTCGACGTGCCGGCGCTCGAGGGCGCCGTGCACGCGCCGACGGTCGTGGATGCGCCGGCCGGTGTGCTCGGGGTGCTCGCGCTGACGTTCGTCGTCGACTCGCTCGACGGCGCGCGGGAGGCGGGGCCGCGGATCGCGGCGCTCGAGCTCGGCGGGCCGGTGACGATCGTCACGCGCCGCGGCGACTTCGTGAGCGAGTACCTCATGCGCGGCGGCTCCGACGACGCGCAGTCGCGGCTCGAGCTGCTCGCCGAGCGCGACGCGGCGACCGAGCAGCTCGAGCGGCTGCGCGCCGACATCGAGCGCGAGGCCGAGGCGCTCGAGCGCGCCCGGCAGGCGCACCAGCAGGCCAAGCGCGCCGCGGCCGACGCGCTCGAGCAGCTGCGCGCGCACGACGCGGCCTCCGCGGCGCGCGGCGAGGAGCGCTCGCGCGTGCGCGCGCGGCTCGAGTCGGCGACCGGCGAGCACGAGCGGGCGCGCGCGGCGCTCGCCGAGGCGCGCACGGGCGTGACGGATGCGTCGGCGGGCGTCGAGGCGGCGCAGCGGGCGCTCGACCGCTTCCTCGCCGAGCCGCGGCCGATCCTCGACGCGTCCGCGCGCGACGGCGTGCTCGCCGAGCTCGAGGCGGCGCGCCAGGCTGAGACCGACCTCCGGATCGAGCTCGAGACGGCCCGCGAGCGCGTGCGGGCCGAGCTCGCGCGCGCCGAGTCGCTCGCGCGCGACGTCGAGGCGCAGCGGGCGCGCGCCGAGGAGGCAGCGCGCCGCGCGGTGCTGCGCGAGCGGCAGCGCGAGCAAGCCTCGCGCGTGCTCGACGCGATCCCGCCCGTGCTCGGCGTCGCCGAGCGCTCGGTCGCCGAGGCGCGCGGCGTGCTCGCCGAGCGGGAGGCGGCGCGCCGCGACCGCAACGAGGAGCTCGGGAGGCTGCGCCGGAGCGAGGGGGCGCTCCGCGAGCGCCTGCAGGAGCTCACCGAGCACGTGCACGTCGCAGAGATGGAGGCGTACGAGCAGAAGCTGCACCTCTCGAACCTGCTCGAGCGCGCCGGGAGCGAGCTCGGCCTCGAGGAGGCGGTGCTCGTCGCGGAGTACGCGCCGGGGGAGGACTGGGATCGCAGGGCCGAGCAGGCGCGGCTCAAGCAGGCCGAGGGCAAGCTCGCGCGGCTCGGACGCGTCAACCCGCTCGCGCTCGAGGAGTTCGCGGCGCTCGAGCAGCGCCACACGTTCCTCACCGAGCAGCTCGCCGACCTCGCGAAGACGCGGAAGGACCTCGAGCAGATCATCGCCGACCTCGACGTCACGATGGAGGCGATCTTCGCTGCGGCGTTCGAGGACACGAAGGCGGCGTTCACCGAGGTCTTCCCGATCCTCTTCCCGGGCGGCTCGGGCGCGCTCGCGCTCACCGATCCCGAGAACATGCTCGAGACGGGCGTCGAGGTGACGGTGCGGCCGGCGGGCAAGAAGATCGACCGCATCTCGCTGCTCTCGGGCGGCGAGCGATCGCTCGCGGCCGTCGCGCTCATGGTGGCGATCTTCAAGGCGCGGCCGAGCCCGTTCTACATCATGGACGAGGTGGAGGCGGCGCTCGACGACGCGAACCTCGGCCGGCTGCTGACGGTGTTCGAGCAGCTGCGCGAGAGCTCGCAGCTCATCATCATCACCCACCAGAAGCGCACGATGGAGATCGCGGATGCGCTCTACGGCGTCTCGATGCGGCAGGACGGAGTCTCGGCGGTCGTCGGGCAGCGCACGACCCGCGAGCGGGAGCCCGTCGACGCCTGA
- a CDS encoding FAD-binding oxidoreductase codes for MTAQRQGSASEMTAPDLSSLASSLSGRLTLPDDPAFDAERSPWNLSIDQRPLAVAHPDGLGDLCAILVAARDAGVTVAVQPSGHGAFSALERSILVRTAAFDRFDIDPDARVATIGAGVTWGPVIDALDGTGLVIPSGTSRVVTPAGYLTGGGHSWLSRWAGLGAQSLRAAWILRPDGTHEHVDDASDPDTMWALRGAGGLIGIVTQLEVDLLEAPSMVGGVLSFDAADGPAVFRAVRDAAADAPEGLGAFVSSMRMPDAPMLPERIRGRSFVTVEVLARSESDLGLLEGLRAAATPSEERLRPITQAGMAAMSMEPEEPSPGGGSSHALAELPDAAIDDFFAWRSREEQWPLVGFTLRMLGGVLDEPARPAFATLAGASWISHSLVPQFPGTPVEPGLESLAGLDALLRPHLAERMAPTFLGPGETLERCASAGDIERLRSIRDAADPDGVLHEGRLPH; via the coding sequence GTGACTGCACAGCGGCAGGGCTCCGCATCTGAGATGACCGCGCCCGATCTCTCCTCGCTCGCCTCCTCCCTCTCCGGCCGCCTCACCTTGCCGGACGACCCCGCGTTCGATGCCGAGCGCTCCCCCTGGAACCTCTCGATCGACCAGCGGCCGCTCGCGGTCGCCCATCCCGACGGGCTCGGCGACCTGTGCGCGATCCTCGTCGCCGCGCGAGACGCTGGCGTCACGGTCGCCGTGCAGCCGAGCGGCCACGGCGCCTTCTCCGCGCTCGAGCGCTCGATCCTCGTGCGCACCGCCGCGTTCGACCGCTTCGACATCGACCCGGATGCGCGCGTCGCGACGATCGGCGCGGGCGTCACGTGGGGGCCGGTGATCGACGCGCTCGACGGCACGGGCCTCGTCATCCCCTCCGGCACGAGCCGCGTCGTGACGCCAGCCGGCTACCTCACCGGCGGCGGCCACTCATGGCTCAGCCGTTGGGCGGGGCTCGGCGCCCAGTCGCTGCGGGCCGCGTGGATCCTCCGACCGGACGGCACGCACGAGCACGTCGACGACGCATCCGACCCCGACACGATGTGGGCGCTCCGCGGCGCTGGCGGCCTCATCGGCATCGTCACGCAGCTCGAGGTCGACCTGCTCGAGGCGCCGAGCATGGTCGGCGGCGTGCTGTCGTTCGACGCGGCCGACGGGCCCGCGGTCTTCCGCGCCGTGCGCGATGCGGCGGCGGATGCGCCCGAGGGCCTGGGCGCGTTCGTCTCGTCGATGCGCATGCCCGACGCGCCGATGCTGCCCGAGCGCATCCGCGGGCGGAGCTTCGTCACCGTCGAGGTGCTCGCGCGCTCGGAGAGCGACCTCGGGCTGCTCGAGGGGCTGCGAGCCGCCGCGACGCCGAGCGAGGAGCGGCTGAGGCCGATCACGCAGGCCGGCATGGCGGCGATGTCGATGGAGCCGGAGGAGCCCTCCCCCGGCGGCGGCAGCTCGCACGCCCTCGCCGAGCTCCCTGACGCGGCGATCGACGACTTCTTCGCGTGGCGATCGCGCGAGGAGCAGTGGCCGCTCGTCGGCTTCACGCTCCGCATGCTCGGCGGCGTGCTCGACGAGCCCGCGCGGCCCGCGTTCGCGACGCTCGCCGGGGCGTCGTGGATCTCGCACTCGCTCGTGCCGCAGTTCCCGGGCACACCCGTCGAGCCCGGCCTCGAGTCGCTCGCCGGTCTCGACGCGCTGCTGCGCCCGCACCTCGCCGAGCGCATGGCGCCGACGTTCCTCGGCCCGGGCGAGACGCTCGAGCGGTGCGCGTCGGCGGGTGACATCGAGCGGCTGCGGTCGATCCGCGATGCGGCCGACCCCGACGGCGTGCTCCACGAGGGGCGGCTGCCGCACTGA
- a CDS encoding prevent-host-death protein, which yields MAHVLGCGYNLPMTSATSERRVGIRALRDGLSAELRRVKRGDTIQVTEHGRVIALIVPARHESSIERLVAEGVIELPTDPSRDLPERIPARGTVSDLVADQRR from the coding sequence ATGGCGCACGTGCTCGGATGTGGCTACAATCTGCCCATGACAAGCGCCACAAGCGAGCGTCGCGTCGGCATTCGGGCGCTCCGCGACGGGCTCAGCGCCGAGCTGCGACGAGTCAAGCGAGGCGACACGATCCAGGTGACCGAGCACGGGCGCGTGATCGCCCTGATCGTCCCGGCGCGGCATGAGAGCAGCATCGAGCGGCTCGTCGCCGAGGGCGTGATCGAGCTGCCGACCGACCCGAGTCGCGACCTGCCCGAACGCATCCCGGCGCGCGGGACAGTGAGCGACCTGGTCGCCGACCAGCGGCGATGA
- a CDS encoding type II toxin-antitoxin system VapC family toxin, translated as MIACFDTSAIVPLLVEEPTSARCELAWRSAARVHVAAVTITETAAALAQAMRMGRIDARGLDDALRGAEQLWARCSISPLSAELARRAAVLAAEHGLRGFDAVHCATGLVMRDVGGVGVAGDRALLEAWRAAGMPVIDITR; from the coding sequence ATGATCGCCTGCTTCGACACCTCGGCGATCGTCCCGCTGCTCGTCGAGGAGCCGACGTCGGCGCGCTGCGAGCTGGCGTGGCGGAGCGCGGCGCGCGTGCACGTCGCTGCGGTCACGATCACCGAGACCGCCGCGGCGCTCGCCCAAGCCATGCGCATGGGCCGCATCGATGCCCGCGGGCTCGACGACGCCTTGCGCGGCGCCGAGCAGCTGTGGGCGCGTTGCTCGATCAGCCCGCTCTCCGCTGAGCTCGCGCGCCGCGCGGCCGTGCTCGCAGCGGAGCACGGCTTGCGCGGCTTCGACGCGGTGCACTGCGCCACGGGGCTGGTGATGCGAGATGTCGGCGGCGTCGGTGTGGCCGGCGATCGCGCTCTGCTCGAGGCCTGGCGGGCGGCCGGGATGCCCGTGATCGACATCACCCGCTGA
- a CDS encoding methyltransferase, which translates to MTDRDALFAGLRRWPDVEDSTLQAHDASDELILDEAAKLGPLGEVVVIGDRHGALTLGALAAGATRVRVHQDSIVGERALDANAERTTNDGSAQLTAFAHHGLDASLVDGARLVLLQLPRALDALDEIAELVATHAADDVVLIAGGRVKHMSMSMNALLGRSFKHVRASLGRRKSRVLHAERPLRPGISWPRGRTHRLDRGSLTVVAHGAAFAGTSIDIGAQTLLAHLGEMPDASHAIDLACGTGVLGVALAQGRPNVQVLATDASAAAIASTRATAVANGVADRIEARQADGLEGVPDGSAGLILLNPPFHIGAAVHTGIAERLIADAGRALAPGGELWCVWNSHLGYRAALDAVGRTRQVSRNPKFTVTATRR; encoded by the coding sequence GTGACCGACCGCGACGCCCTCTTCGCCGGCCTCCGCCGCTGGCCCGACGTCGAGGACTCGACGCTGCAGGCCCACGACGCCTCGGACGAGCTCATCCTCGACGAGGCCGCGAAGCTCGGCCCGCTCGGCGAGGTCGTCGTCATCGGCGACCGGCACGGCGCCCTCACGCTCGGCGCGCTCGCGGCCGGCGCGACCCGCGTGCGCGTGCACCAGGACTCGATCGTCGGCGAGCGAGCGCTCGACGCGAACGCCGAGCGCACCACGAACGACGGGTCGGCCCAGCTCACCGCCTTCGCGCATCACGGCCTCGACGCATCCCTCGTCGACGGCGCGCGCCTCGTGCTGCTGCAGCTCCCGCGCGCGCTCGACGCCCTCGACGAGATCGCCGAGCTCGTCGCGACGCACGCGGCCGACGACGTCGTGCTCATCGCGGGCGGCCGCGTCAAGCACATGTCGATGAGCATGAACGCGCTGCTCGGCCGCAGCTTCAAGCACGTGCGCGCGAGCCTCGGCCGCCGCAAGTCGCGCGTGCTGCACGCCGAACGGCCGCTGCGGCCCGGAATCAGCTGGCCGCGCGGCCGCACGCACCGGCTCGACCGCGGCTCGCTCACGGTCGTCGCGCACGGCGCCGCGTTCGCGGGCACGTCGATCGACATCGGCGCGCAGACGCTGCTCGCGCACCTGGGGGAGATGCCGGATGCGTCGCACGCGATCGACCTCGCGTGCGGCACGGGGGTGCTCGGCGTCGCGCTCGCGCAGGGCCGCCCCAACGTGCAGGTGCTCGCGACCGACGCGTCCGCGGCCGCCATCGCCTCGACCCGCGCGACCGCGGTGGCCAACGGCGTCGCCGACCGCATCGAGGCGCGCCAGGCCGACGGGCTCGAGGGCGTGCCCGACGGCAGCGCCGGCCTCATCCTGCTCAACCCGCCGTTCCACATCGGCGCCGCCGTGCACACGGGCATCGCGGAGCGGCTCATCGCCGACGCGGGCCGCGCGCTCGCGCCGGGCGGCGAGCTCTGGTGCGTGTGGAACAGCCACCTCGGCTACCGCGCGGCGCTCGACGCGGTCGGCCGCACGCGGCAGGTGAGCCGCAACCCGAAGTTCACGGTCACCGCGACGCGGCGCTGA
- a CDS encoding TerC family protein: MTPYQIFEIASMAVLVAILIFDLLIVVKRPHVPSMKEATAWVALYVSLALVFAGVLFVSGEQQKAGEFVTGWLLEYSLSIDNLFVFIIILSRFAVPKEMQQRVLMIGILIAIVLRGIFILVGVQLIESFSWLFYIFGAYLVYVAWQQAFGHDDDAGEKDNLAVRLLKKRFNFTDTWNGGKIRLKSEGVTYFTPFLMVIIALGTTDLLFAIDSIPAIFSVTTDPFLVFACNIFALMGLRQLYFLLGGLLDRLVYLHYGIAAILGFIGVKLVFHAMEKNDLPFVNGGEPITWVPHIETWHSLIVILASMVIATVASLIRIRIKGKETGDTSLHIGPSEAELGADGHYHIVDAMGTTFHRPLRVEHSETGTLTVIDAHGKEAPVADFSADVVREAAREDMPEEDLEELRRRIREGREFDERDDRQV, from the coding sequence TTGACCCCGTACCAGATCTTCGAGATCGCCTCCATGGCGGTGCTCGTCGCGATCCTCATCTTCGACCTGCTGATCGTCGTGAAGCGGCCGCACGTGCCGTCGATGAAGGAGGCGACCGCCTGGGTCGCGCTCTACGTGTCGCTCGCGCTCGTGTTCGCCGGCGTGCTGTTCGTCTCCGGTGAGCAGCAGAAGGCGGGCGAGTTCGTCACCGGCTGGCTGCTCGAGTACTCGCTCTCGATCGACAACCTCTTCGTCTTCATCATCATCCTCAGCCGCTTCGCGGTGCCGAAGGAGATGCAGCAGCGGGTGCTGATGATCGGCATCCTCATCGCGATCGTGCTGCGCGGCATCTTCATCCTCGTCGGCGTGCAGCTCATCGAGTCGTTCTCGTGGCTCTTCTACATCTTCGGCGCCTACCTCGTCTACGTCGCGTGGCAGCAGGCGTTCGGCCACGATGACGACGCGGGCGAGAAGGACAACTTGGCCGTCCGCCTGCTCAAGAAGCGCTTCAACTTCACCGACACCTGGAACGGCGGCAAGATCCGCTTGAAGTCGGAGGGCGTGACCTACTTCACGCCGTTCCTGATGGTGATCATCGCGCTCGGCACGACCGACCTGCTGTTCGCGATCGACTCGATCCCCGCCATCTTCTCGGTGACGACGGATCCGTTCCTCGTCTTCGCGTGCAACATCTTCGCGCTCATGGGCCTCCGCCAGCTCTACTTCCTGCTCGGCGGCCTGCTCGACCGGCTCGTCTACCTGCACTACGGCATCGCGGCGATCCTCGGCTTCATCGGCGTCAAGCTCGTGTTCCACGCCATGGAGAAGAACGACCTGCCGTTCGTCAACGGCGGTGAGCCCATCACGTGGGTGCCCCACATCGAGACGTGGCACTCGCTCATCGTGATCCTCGCGTCGATGGTCATCGCGACCGTCGCCTCGCTCATCCGCATCCGCATCAAGGGCAAGGAGACGGGCGACACGTCGCTCCACATCGGCCCCTCGGAGGCCGAGCTCGGCGCGGACGGCCACTACCACATCGTCGACGCGATGGGCACGACCTTCCACCGGCCGCTGCGCGTCGAGCACAGCGAGACGGGCACGCTCACGGTCATCGACGCGCACGGCAAGGAGGCGCCGGTCGCCGACTTCTCCGCCGACGTCGTGCGCGAGGCCGCTCGCGAGGACATGCCGGAGGAGGATCTCGAGGAGCTGCGCCGTCGCATCCGCGAGGGCCGCGAGTTCGACGAGCGCGACGACCGCCAGGTCTGA
- the ftsY gene encoding signal recognition particle-docking protein FtsY yields MAAKWSLTGALKGMFQRETITEETWDDLETALITADFGPDITEQLIDALRADVDRLMVDDPKDLRRMLRERLEERFAEFDPTLSLKERPAVILVVGVNGVGKTTTIGKLARFLVRNGQSVVVGAADTFRAAAVEQLGTWAQRAGSAIVRPEREGQDPASVAFQTVEAAKAHGHAMCIIDTAGRLHTKGGLMDELGKIKRVIEKQSPIAEVLLVLDATTGQNGVNQAMAFIESAGITGLVVTKLDGSAKGGFILAVQERTGIPIKLIGQGEGIDDLTGFTPHVFVEQLVG; encoded by the coding sequence ATGGCAGCGAAGTGGTCTCTCACCGGCGCCCTCAAGGGCATGTTCCAGCGCGAGACGATCACCGAGGAGACGTGGGACGACCTCGAGACGGCGCTCATCACCGCCGACTTCGGCCCCGACATCACCGAGCAGCTCATCGACGCGCTGCGCGCCGACGTCGACCGGCTCATGGTCGACGACCCGAAGGACCTGCGCCGCATGCTGCGCGAGCGGCTCGAGGAGCGCTTCGCCGAGTTCGACCCGACCCTCTCGCTCAAGGAGCGGCCCGCCGTCATCCTCGTCGTCGGCGTCAACGGCGTCGGCAAGACGACGACGATCGGCAAGCTCGCGCGATTCCTCGTGCGCAACGGCCAGTCCGTGGTCGTCGGTGCGGCCGACACGTTCCGCGCCGCCGCGGTCGAGCAGCTCGGCACGTGGGCGCAGCGCGCGGGGAGCGCGATCGTGCGGCCGGAGCGCGAGGGCCAGGACCCCGCATCCGTCGCCTTCCAGACCGTCGAGGCGGCGAAGGCGCACGGCCACGCGATGTGCATCATCGACACCGCCGGCCGCCTGCACACGAAGGGCGGGCTCATGGATGAGCTCGGCAAGATCAAGCGCGTGATCGAGAAGCAGTCGCCGATCGCGGAGGTGCTGCTCGTGCTCGACGCGACGACGGGGCAGAACGGCGTGAACCAGGCGATGGCGTTCATCGAGTCGGCCGGCATCACGGGGCTCGTCGTCACGAAGCTCGACGGCAGCGCGAAGGGCGGCTTCATCCTCGCCGTCCAGGAGCGCACCGGGATCCCGATCAAGCTCATCGGGCAGGGCGAGGGCATCGACGACCTGACGGGGTTCACGCCGCACGTCTTCGTCGAGCAGCTGGTCGGCTAG
- a CDS encoding AMP-binding protein, which translates to MSPSHARSLGRSVREHGFTITALARHSARVRRDHLALVIDGWSATFGELWEAAEGAGAVLFREPLERKPRPVVIACDGPAMVIALLAGSRLGLDVMPIRPTLLDELRDAVPADALLIHDGEAPAWHAGPSVGAASILEWSRTDGSGLASTRRRVRIALPALSAAGTVTTHVQGALGIQGLRQLAGLHDRLGVEGTDVILACAPLHRGKGLQLLGMSLLTGATLVSAAHTPAADRIRIIEERFVSVLSASPGQLDGILDELDRTGQAPPRLRRILLAGQDLDADLVRRVHATWGPIVLAAYGTVQTGTVAMATPELLSKHPGTVGMPLPGSEFGIVGHKGRGDASGLLWVRGAHATVITEDQARIEGGRLTITGPLQHPDTAE; encoded by the coding sequence ATGTCGCCGAGCCACGCGCGCTCGCTCGGGCGCAGCGTGCGAGAGCACGGCTTCACGATCACCGCGCTCGCGCGCCACTCCGCACGCGTGCGCCGCGACCATCTCGCGCTCGTGATCGACGGCTGGAGCGCGACCTTCGGCGAGCTCTGGGAGGCGGCCGAGGGCGCCGGCGCAGTGCTCTTCCGCGAGCCGCTCGAGCGGAAGCCCCGGCCGGTCGTGATCGCGTGCGACGGGCCGGCGATGGTGATCGCGCTCCTCGCGGGCTCGCGGCTCGGCCTCGACGTCATGCCCATCCGGCCGACGCTGCTCGACGAGCTGCGCGACGCGGTGCCCGCCGACGCCCTCCTCATCCACGACGGCGAGGCGCCGGCCTGGCACGCCGGGCCGTCCGTGGGTGCCGCGAGCATCCTCGAGTGGTCGAGGACCGACGGCTCAGGACTCGCGTCGACGCGGCGCCGCGTGCGCATCGCGCTCCCCGCCCTCTCGGCCGCGGGCACCGTGACGACGCACGTGCAGGGCGCGCTCGGCATCCAGGGCCTCCGCCAGCTCGCGGGGCTGCACGACCGGCTCGGCGTCGAGGGCACCGATGTCATCCTCGCGTGCGCGCCGCTGCATCGCGGCAAGGGGCTGCAGCTGCTCGGCATGTCGCTGCTCACGGGCGCGACGCTCGTGAGCGCCGCGCACACGCCGGCGGCCGACCGCATCCGCATCATCGAGGAGCGCTTCGTCTCGGTGCTCTCCGCCTCCCCCGGCCAGCTCGACGGCATCCTCGACGAGCTCGACCGCACCGGGCAGGCGCCGCCGCGGCTGCGGCGCATCCTGCTTGCGGGGCAGGACCTCGACGCCGACCTCGTGCGCCGCGTGCACGCGACGTGGGGGCCGATCGTGCTGGCCGCCTACGGCACGGTGCAGACCGGCACGGTCGCGATGGCGACGCCCGAGCTGCTCTCGAAGCACCCCGGGACCGTCGGGATGCCGCTGCCGGGCAGCGAGTTCGGCATCGTCGGGCACAAGGGGCGAGGGGATGCGAGCGGCTTGCTCTGGGTGCGCGGCGCGCACGCGACGGTCATCACGGAGGACCAGGCGCGGATCGAGGGCGGCAGGCTCACGATCACCGGGCCGCTGCAGCATCCCGACACGGCGGAGTGA